One genomic segment of Centroberyx gerrardi isolate f3 chromosome 4, fCenGer3.hap1.cur.20231027, whole genome shotgun sequence includes these proteins:
- the snupn gene encoding snurportin-1, with translation MDDLTRALSASFAVSKEPNSTASPHPRLAQYKSKYSVLEQSERRRRFLDLQKTKRLNYVNHARRLADGDWTGADSDGEEDMEKKEEGEQQQEDNTEEEGMEIERRKLPKHYANQLMLSEWLVDVPAELDADWLMVVCPVGKRSLIVASKGSTAAYTKSGYCVNRFPSLLPGGNRHNSAMGKDYTILDCIYSEVDRTYYILDVMCWRGHPVYDCPTEFRFYWLQSKVQEADGLSEIAKRNPFRFVSLQSTACTPESIQKALGAEYSFGVDGLLFYHRQTHYTPGSTPLVGWLRPYMVTDILGIEVPVGPLTTKPEYASHQLQQILEHKKTSTEVRPADVNGRYELEYLSTPSQEKGDGDALNCLPQKPIKEAHMEN, from the exons ATGGATGACCTGACCCGAGCGCTCTCGGCCAGCTTTGCTGTGTCCAAGGAGCCCAACAGCACAGCCAGCCCGCACCCTCGACTGGCCCAGTACAAGAGCAAGTACAGCGTCCTGGAGCAGAGCGAGAGACGCCGGCGCTTCCTGGACCTGCAGAAAAC AAAAAGGTTAAACTATGTCAACCATGCCCGGCGTCTGGCGGACGGGGACTGGACCGGGGCGGACAGCGATGGggaggaggacatggagaagaaggaggagggggagcagcAGCAAGAAGacaacacagaggaagaggggatggaGATTGAGAGGAGGAAGTTGCCAAAGCATTACGCCAACCAG CTGATGCTGTCAGAGTGGCTGGTGGATGTGCCTGCAGAACTGGACGCCGATTGGCTGATGGTGGTCTGTCCCGTGGGGAAACGATCTCTCATTGTTGCCTCCAAG GGGTCCACAGCAGCGTACACTAAAAGCGGCTACTGTGTGAACCGTTTCCCCTCCCTGCTGCCCGGTGGGAACCGACACAACTCAGCCATGGGAAAAG ACTACACTATCCTCGACTGCATCTACAGTGAAGTGGACAGAACGTACTACATCCTGGATGTCATGTGCTGGAGAGGCCACCCTGTCTACGACTGCCCG ACTGAGTTCCGCTTCTACTGGCTCCAGTCCAAGGTCCAGGAGGCAGACGGCCTGTCAGAGATCGCCAAACGCAACCCA TTCCGGTTTGTGAGCCTTCAGAGCACAGCCTGCACACCAGAATCGATACAAAAAGCCCTGGGAGCCGAGTACAGCTTCGGC GTGGATGGTCTTCTCTTCTACCACCGTCAGACCCACTACACCCCCGGCAGCACCCCTCTGGTGGGCTGGCTCCGCCCCTACATGGTCACTGATATCCTGGGTATCGAGGTTCCCGTAGGACCCCTCACCACCAAGCCCGAGTATGCCAGCCACCAGCTGCAGCAGATCCTGGAACACAAGAAAACATCAACCGAAGTCCGCCCGGCCGATGTCAACGGACGCTACGAATTGGAGTACCTGTCCACCCCCAGCCAGGAGAAAGGGGACGGAGACGCACTGAACTGTTTGCCCCAAAAGCCGATAAAGGAAGCCCACATGGAGAACTGA